In a single window of the Micromonospora inositola genome:
- a CDS encoding M16 family metallopeptidase: MPDSGYPWPIETTRLDNGLRVVVSEDRTAPAVAVNLWYDVGSRHEPEGQTGFAHLFEHLMFEGSANVAKTEHMKFIQGAGGSLNATTNPDRTNYFETVPAEHLELALWLEADRMGGLVPALTQETLDNQREVVKNERRQRYENVPYGDAWLRLLPLLYPPGHPYHHATIGSMADLNAAALATFQAFHTTYYAPNNAVLTVVGDAEAAEVFALADKYFGAIPVREDIPAAPDGRTVPATGRPATETVTADVPAPRVYVAHRTHPFGTPGYDVTTVLATVLGSGRGSRLYQRLADGERIAQPDLVGAYGVDLAHGPAPLIATATARPGVTAERLAAGLAEVVDELATVPVTAAELDRAKSLLSTMWWRQMSTVDGRADTLGRYATQFGDPARAGERLPAWLAVTAEQIAEQAAELLDAANRVTLTYLPEETS, encoded by the coding sequence ATGCCCGACAGCGGTTACCCCTGGCCCATCGAGACGACCCGACTGGACAACGGCCTGCGCGTCGTGGTGAGCGAGGACCGCACCGCGCCGGCGGTCGCCGTGAACCTCTGGTACGACGTGGGTTCGCGGCACGAGCCGGAGGGGCAGACGGGCTTCGCCCACCTCTTCGAGCACCTGATGTTCGAGGGCTCGGCGAACGTGGCGAAGACCGAGCACATGAAGTTCATCCAGGGCGCCGGTGGCTCGCTCAACGCCACCACCAACCCGGACCGGACCAACTACTTCGAGACGGTCCCGGCCGAGCACCTGGAGCTGGCGCTCTGGCTGGAGGCCGACCGGATGGGCGGCCTGGTGCCGGCGCTGACCCAGGAGACGCTGGACAACCAGCGCGAGGTGGTCAAGAACGAGCGGCGCCAGCGCTACGAGAACGTCCCGTACGGCGACGCGTGGCTGCGGCTGCTTCCGCTGCTCTACCCGCCCGGCCACCCGTACCACCACGCCACGATCGGCTCGATGGCCGACCTGAACGCCGCCGCCCTGGCCACCTTCCAGGCCTTCCACACCACGTACTACGCGCCGAACAACGCGGTGCTCACCGTGGTGGGGGACGCCGAGGCCGCCGAGGTCTTCGCGCTGGCCGACAAGTACTTCGGCGCGATCCCGGTGCGCGAGGACATCCCGGCCGCGCCGGACGGCCGTACCGTGCCGGCGACCGGGCGCCCGGCGACGGAGACGGTCACCGCCGACGTCCCCGCGCCGCGCGTCTACGTCGCGCACCGCACCCACCCGTTCGGCACCCCCGGGTACGACGTGACCACCGTGCTCGCCACCGTGCTGGGCAGCGGCCGGGGCAGCCGGCTCTACCAGCGCCTCGCCGACGGCGAGCGGATCGCCCAGCCGGACCTGGTCGGCGCGTACGGGGTGGACCTGGCGCACGGGCCCGCCCCGCTGATCGCCACCGCCACCGCCCGCCCCGGGGTGACGGCCGAGCGGCTCGCCGCCGGGCTGGCCGAGGTGGTCGACGAGCTGGCCACCGTGCCGGTGACCGCGGCCGAGCTGGATCGGGCCAAGTCGCTGCTGAGCACCATGTGGTGGCGGCAGATGTCCACCGTGGACGGCCGCGCCGACACCCTCGGCCGGTACGCCACCCAGTTCGGTGACCCGGCGCGGGCCGGCGAGCGGCTGCCGGCCTGGCTCGCGGTCACCGCCGAGCAGATCGCCGAACAGGCCGCCGAGCTGCTCGACGCCGCCAACCGGGTGACCCTGACCTACCTGCCCGAGGAGACCTCATGA
- a CDS encoding M16 family metallopeptidase, which translates to MTLIAERPGPGAARPYRFPQVVRRTVAGGQIVAAHLPGQNLAVALLLLDAGAGRESVGKDGVGGVLAKALEEGTAQRDATAYALAIEALGTELVTGLDWDSFQVSVQVPVERLSAAVELLAEAVRTPRLDPADVRRVRDDEATALRMDWANPGPRADAALRADLFGADNRWGRPMYGDPETVAGLDVDDVTVFHSEWFIRPGTLIVAGDLERIDLDALAGAAFAGAGGGPVEKGGPIEVPLHDRRRIILVDRPGSVQSTLRLGHPSPHRAHPDHVPMTLAGTVLGGAFTSRLNHLIREVRGYTYGIRGDFASSRRFGRFAVSSGVQTAVTAPALVEAVGEITRTQLTGVTEDELTVARSWRAGQLSVELQSPRAIAAALTTLVVHDLPDDYHARLRESLLAADVDQVSAAAAAHLHPHALTLVVEGDSAVIRDELVATGLGEVVDHAP; encoded by the coding sequence ATGACGCTGATCGCCGAACGTCCCGGTCCGGGCGCCGCCCGTCCGTACCGGTTCCCCCAGGTGGTCCGCCGGACCGTCGCCGGCGGGCAGATCGTCGCCGCGCACCTGCCCGGGCAGAATCTCGCCGTCGCGCTGCTGCTGCTCGACGCGGGCGCCGGGCGGGAGTCGGTCGGTAAGGACGGCGTCGGCGGGGTGCTCGCCAAGGCCCTGGAGGAGGGGACCGCGCAGCGGGACGCCACGGCGTACGCGTTGGCGATCGAGGCGCTCGGCACCGAGCTGGTGACCGGCCTGGACTGGGACTCCTTCCAGGTGAGCGTGCAGGTGCCGGTGGAGCGGCTGAGCGCCGCCGTGGAACTGCTCGCCGAGGCCGTCCGGACGCCGCGGCTCGACCCGGCCGACGTGCGGCGGGTCCGCGACGACGAGGCGACCGCGCTGCGGATGGACTGGGCCAATCCGGGCCCGCGGGCGGACGCGGCGCTGCGCGCCGACCTGTTCGGCGCCGACAACCGGTGGGGCCGGCCGATGTACGGCGACCCGGAGACGGTGGCCGGGCTCGACGTGGACGACGTGACGGTCTTCCACTCCGAGTGGTTCATCCGCCCCGGGACCCTGATCGTCGCCGGTGACCTGGAGCGGATCGACCTGGACGCGCTCGCCGGGGCGGCGTTCGCCGGCGCCGGCGGCGGGCCGGTGGAGAAGGGCGGCCCGATCGAGGTGCCGCTGCACGACCGCCGGCGGATCATCCTGGTGGACCGGCCCGGGTCGGTGCAGTCCACGCTGCGCCTCGGTCACCCGTCCCCGCACCGCGCCCATCCCGACCACGTGCCGATGACGCTCGCCGGGACGGTGCTCGGCGGGGCGTTCACCTCCCGGCTCAACCACCTGATCCGCGAGGTGCGCGGCTACACGTACGGCATCCGGGGCGACTTCGCCTCGTCCCGCCGGTTCGGCCGGTTCGCGGTCAGCTCGGGCGTGCAGACCGCGGTGACCGCGCCGGCGCTGGTCGAGGCGGTCGGCGAGATCACCCGCACCCAGCTGACCGGGGTGACCGAGGACGAGCTGACGGTGGCCCGCTCCTGGCGGGCCGGGCAGCTCTCGGTGGAGCTGCAGAGCCCCCGGGCGATCGCCGCCGCGCTGACCACGCTGGTGGTGCACGACCTGCCGGACGACTACCACGCCCGGCTGCGCGAGTCGCTGCTCGCCGCCGACGTCGACCAGGTGTCCGCGGCGGCCGCGGCGCACCTGCATCCGCACGCGCTCACCCTGGTCGTCGAGGGGGACTCGGCGGTCATCCGGGACGAACTCGTCGCCACCGGCCTCGGCGAGGTGGTCGACCACGCGCCGTGA